A part of Saccopteryx bilineata isolate mSacBil1 chromosome 10, mSacBil1_pri_phased_curated, whole genome shotgun sequence genomic DNA contains:
- the LOC136313964 gene encoding serine protease 44-like, protein MHLRERERERERERERELSVSVSESESESVNVSLNVSVNAEAGAAARGRHQRAKAMAVLTVSLGLLLWLLLLQPRRHGAQAGAEGAQGGSAWPSLSATPSPTPSGGARQDPGATLRRTLPPALSAPPTLAAAAKAEAGGTRPISPVCGHRTMRIVGGRPASEKKWPWQVSLRVEDEHVCGGSLIASRWVLTAAHCIYGFWEYTVVLGGIYRKKTSPTTVTVPVRDIVIYPDYSFLGVIQHDIALILLEFPVNYSSHIQPVCFPEKSFMVQTDTDCWVTGWGLLREEDQKAEVLQEAEQKIIHYEKCNEIMKKKLEIKSNVVRRGHVCGYNAQGKDSCKGDSGGPLVCEFNDTWVQVGIVSWGIGCGRKGYPGIYTEVSFYKDWVIDQMSGLSSGGSAVFLLLPLCLLLPLPCILETP, encoded by the exons ATGCATCTGCGTGAACGTGAACGTGAACGTGAGCGTGAACGTGAGCGTGAGCTGAGCGTGAGCgtgagcgagagcgagagcgagagcgtgAACGTGAGCCTGAACGTGAGCGTGAAC GCAGAGGCGGGCGCCGCCGCGAGGGGGCGCCACCAGAGGGCGAAGGCCATGGCGGTGCTCACGGTGTCCCTGGGCCTCCTGCTCTGGCTCCTGCTCCTTCAGCCCCGGCGCCATGGGGCCCAGGCGGGCGCGGAGGGGGCGCAGGGCGGGTCTGCGTGGCCCTCCCTCTCCGCCACCCCCTCCCCGACGCCCTCGGGGGGCGCCCGCCAGGACCCCGGGGCGACCCTGAGGAGGACACTGCCACCG GCTCTTTCAGCTCCACCGACactagcagcagcagcaaaggcAGAAGCAGGGGGAACCCGGCCCATTTCCCCAG TGTGTGGCCATCGGACTATGAGGATCGTGGGTGGAAGGCCGGCTTCAGAGAAGAAGTGGCCCTGGCAGGTGAGCCTGAGGGTGGAGGATGAGCACGTGTGCGGAGGCTCCCTCATTGCCAGCCGGTGGGTGCTGACGGCGGCCCACTGCATATACGG CTTTTGGGAGTACACAGTGGTGCTGGGAGGCATATACAGGAAGAAGACCTCTCCAACGACAGTCACGGTCCCAGTTCGAGACATCGTTATCTACCCGGATTACAGCTTTCTTGGAGTAATCCAACATGACATTGCTCTGATTCTGCTCGAATTCCCCGTGAATTACTCCTCACACATCCAGCCTGTGTGCTTCCCTGAAAAGTCTTTCATGGTGCAAACTGACACGGACTGCTGGGTGACTGGATGGGGACTACTGAGGGAAGAAG ATCAGAAGGCAGAAGTGCTTCAGGAGGCTGAGCAAAAGATCATTCACTATGAGAAATGTAATGAGATCATGAAGAAAAAGTTGGAAATTAAGAGTAACGTAGTCAGGAGAGGGCATGTCTGTGGTTACAATGCCCAAGGAAAGGATTCCTGCAAG ggAGACTCGGGGGGTCCTCTGGTCTGTGAATTTAATGACACATGGGTCCAGGTGGGGATCGTGAGCTGGGGCATCGGCTGCGGTCGCAAAGGATATCCTGGGATTTACACAGAAGTTAGTTTCTACAAGGACTGGGTCATTGACCAGATGAGTGGGCTTTCTTCTGGAGGCTCGGcggtcttcctcctcctccctctgtgtCTGCTGCTGCCCCTGCCGTGCATCCTGGAGACCCCGTGA
- the LOC136314434 gene encoding putative serine protease 45: MHFLSWGLFYVSPLFGACGKPWWSEDLDMARHWPWEVSLRLENEHVCGGALIGHRWVLTAAHCIQGTKEYSVVLGTSQLKPTNPRMAISIPVSDIIMHPKYWGRTFIMGDIALLRLHSPAVFSKYVQPICLPEPTYDLKVGTQCWVTGWGQVKQRFSANATLTPKLQEAEVFIMDNKKCDQIYRKRSAIPRIVPLVLGDMVCATNYGENLCYGDSGGPLACEVEDKWILAGVLSWEKACAKAQNPGVYTRVTKYSKWIKTQVSNRALSGPCTSVWLLLLSWLPQPQRGL, encoded by the exons ATGCATTTCTTGTCCTGGGGCCTTTTCTATGTTTCTCCCTTGTTTGGAG CTTGTGGCAAACCCTGGTGGTCGGAGGATTTGGACATGGCCCGCCACTGGCCCTGGGAGGTGAGCCTCCGACTGGAGAACGAGCACGTGTGTGGAGGGGCCCTCATTGGCCACAGATGGGTGCTGACCGCTGCCCACTGCATCCAAGG CACCAAAGAGTACTCGGTGGTTCTTGGCACCTCCCAGCTGAAGCCCACAAACCCCAGGATGGCCATCTCGATCCCCGTAAGTGACATCATCATGCACCCCAAGTACTGGGGCCGGACCTTCATCATGGGCGACATCGCCCTTCTCCGGCTCCACAGTCCTGCCGTCTTCAGCAAGTACGTGCAGCCCATCTGTCTCCCGGAGCCCACCTACGACCTGAAGGTTGGGACGCAGTGCTGGGTGACTGGCTGGGGCCAGGTCAAGCAGCGCTTCTCAG CCAACGCCACGCTGACCCCAAAGCTGCAGGAGGCCGAGGTGTTTATCATGGACAACAAGAAGTGTGACCAGATTTACCGGAAGAGGTCGGCCATCCCCCGCATCGTCCCCCTTGTCTTGGGGGACATGGTCTGTGCCACCAACTATGGAGAAAACTTGTGCTAT GGAGATTCCGGGGGCCCGCTGGCTTGTGAAGTCGAGGACAAATGGATTCTGGCTGGGGTGTTGTCCTGGGAAAAAGCTTGTGCCAAAGCACAGAATCCAGGCGTGTACACCCGTGTCACCAAGTACAGCAAATGGATCAAGACTCAAGTGAGCAACAGAGCTCTGTCGGGCCCCTGCACCTCCGTCTGGCTCCTCCTCCTGT